From the Brienomyrus brachyistius isolate T26 chromosome 23, BBRACH_0.4, whole genome shotgun sequence genome, the window CAGGCCGTCCAATTACTGCCTCTCTACTGTtgtgttgctgtttttttttttaaaaaaaaatgtgaagaaTATTTCAACACAAGGAAGTCGGACTGGACAGCTGGTGTGAAGATGAAATCTTCATGGTTGGCTCCCAATCGCCACTGGCAGTCAGGCACTTACCATGGTCAAGCATGTGCAGAGGAAGTCCCACCCCATTCCAGGAGGCCCCAACCCACCCCATCCCACCCCCGGTCCCAACACGGGGCACTCACGTCTGCAAGGCTGCATTCGTCGAGTTGATGAGGTTCCGGTCGGTTATCTTCTCCAGTATTAACAAGGCACTTGTTTCATGTCCctttatgggggtgggggggggggggggagagagaacgTGACAGCTGATGTTTACAAAATACAAAGTTCAGTTTATCTGCCAAAAGATCTGTCATTTCCCAGAAAATGGGATGTGCAGAGATGGGAGGTGAGAACGCAAAATTGCTTGTCATTTCCTTTGTGCGTTCGGTGAAGGGGGCGTGATGAGGAGCCGGCCAGCTAGGGGGCGCACCTTGCTGCAGGCCAAGTGGAGAGCAGTGTTCTTGTTGGCATCCTGCAGCGTGAGGTCTGCCTTGGCGCTACTCACTAGCACTTCTGCAGGAGAGAAGAGAGGCGTGTTCACCCCACAAGACAGACCACTGCGCACGGCCAATCGGACAGGATTAACCTGCTTCCCACTGGTTATCTTACTGCTTAGTCTAGGCCAGGAAGTGCGTCATGCCTCAAGTCCCTTAAGCCATTTCAAAATAAGAATCCTTCAGCGTTTAAGGTCGCTTTAAAAGGAGTAACTTATTTCGGTGGTGTAAAAATGCAGGCCGGTTAGAACTTACCGACGGCGTTCGTCTGCCCGTTCTCGGCCGCCATCATGAGCGCCGTCTTCCCCGAGCCGTCTACGCCGTTCACCTGGGCCTCGTGCCCCAGCAGCAGCTGCAAACACTCCACGTGGTCCGTGAAAGCGGCGGCGTGCAGAGCCGTCCTGTGGGTCGGGGGCACAGACAGCAGACGTCACtgcggcccccccccccgcgacagCCCCCACTGCCCCAACCCCTCCTCCCACATCAGACTCCGCCCCGGGGAGTTGCACCTGCACTTTGTGTCAGTGGCATTGACGATGCTGGGGCCCAGCGTGTCGATCAGCATCTCTGCTGCTCCTTCATTGTCACTGATCCTGCCAGGGACACAAGGATTGTCACCTTTCAGATGGGGCACAGACAgcctgggtgtcacagatagGCACAGACAGACCTGCAGACAGACCTGCAGACAGACTTACACAGCGCAGTGCAGGGGGCTGAATGAGTTCCCTTCCATCTTTTGAAAGACCTCCTGTTCCAGCAGCACCTCCACACAGGTGTCGTGGCCTGCGGGAGCAGACAGTCAGCACACACAGGAGGGCTGTAACAGGAGGAAAGAGTACGGCATTCCGGAGCGCCGAGCGGTACCGTTATAACAGGCCCAGTGCAGGGGCGTGTAGCCCCGGTTGTCTGTGATGATGGGCACGGAGTCCAAAGACTGGGCAGCCTGCAGGAGCCCCCCCAGCACCCCGATGTGCCCGCAGGCTGCCGCCAGGTGAATGGGAGTGCGCCCCCTGCAGTCCCGAGCCAGGAAACTGGCGTTGTGCTGTAGTAGGGCCTCGACGCACTCCTCATGGCCGGTGACTGCCTGTGGGGGAGGGACAGGGATCAGGTAGGGGCTGACGAGGCCCAGCCGCCCCTCGGCGACGGAGGGAGCCGGACGCCGCTTTTGTAGTTCTCAAACCCTCACGACAATTATCAAACCAAATCACACTGAACACTCAGGCTCCACCCAACAGTGTGACATGACACCACCCAGCCTGagctccccccctccccaacacactaAAGGCTCCTTGTATTTATGCAAGCCTCCCACCACAAAACGTGAATCGTGGCTGTTGTTTGTGCCTAACGCTTTTTCACAAATTTTACTATGGAATTAGTGTGTACTATCTGTACGCTGTCATATGCACGTGACGCTTACTCTCTGACTTATGCGCCGTTTGTTACGAGCACCAAGACAAATTTTGCATACAAGTTCCTTGAAGCAAGGAGGGAAAAATGAGCAAGTGGCAGAATAGAGTATGATGTGAAAACGTCTGAAacaagctcacacacacactgagaaaCAAATTacatgtagaggaaaaacacacagctTGAGAATTGAGCCCCCCGTAAAGCACTCCCGTGCGGcacatcccaccccccacctcggaatgaggagattccaggaagaGGGAAATACTTCTGGACTTAAGCATGACATTTGGCAGCTGTGAGTGACCGCAAACAGACGGAGCTGCGAGTTCGGACCCTTGGGGAGCGAAAGCAGAGCTGGTGTTGGGAGCTTTGGGAAAACTGGGCTGGTAAAAGACCACCAGTGGAGCCTGACTGCAAGACTGGGGGCGGAGAGAGGGAGCCTGGAGGGGGcggggagagggagcctgagggggtggggagagggagcctgagggggcggggagagggagcctgagggggcggagagagggagcctgagggggcggggagagggagcctgagggggcggggagagggagcctgagggggcggggagagggagcctgagggggcggggagagggagcctgagggggcggggagagggagcctgagggggcggagagagggagcctgagggggcggggagagggagcctgagggggcggggagagggagcctggagggggcggggagagggagtctgagggggcggggagagggagcctgagggggcggggagagggagcctgagggggcggggagagggagtctgagggggcggggagagggagcctgagggggcggggagagggagcctgagggggcggagagagggagcctgagggggcggggagagggagcctggagggggcggggagagggagcctgagggggcggggagagggagcctgagggggcggggagagggagtctgagggggcggggagagggagcctgagggggCGGAGAGAGGGAGTCTGAGGGGGCGGGGAGAGGGAGTCTGAGGGGGcggggagagggagcctgagggggcggggagagggagcctgagggggcggggagagggagcctggagggggcggggagagggagcctgagggggcggagagagggagcctgagggggcggagagagggagcctgagggggcggggagagggagcctgagggggcggggagagggagcctgagggggcggagagagggagcctgagggggcggagagagggagcctgagggggcggggagagggagcctgagggggcggggagagggagcctgagggggcggagagagggagcctgagggggcggggagagggagcctgagggggcggggagagggagcctgagggggcggagagagggagcctgagggggcggggagagggagcctgagggggcggagagagggagcctgagggggcggggagagggagcctgagggggcggggagagggagcctgagggggcggagagagggagcctgagggggcggggagagggagcctggagggggcggagagagggagcctgagggggcggggagagggagcctgagggggcggggagagggagcctgagggggcggagagagggagcctgagggggcggggagagggagcctgagggggcggggagagggagcctgagggggcggagagagggagcctgagggggcggggagagggagcctgagggggcggagagagggagcctgagggggCGGGGAGAGGGAGCCTGGAGGGGGCGGAGTGCCTTACCCCGCGGTGCAGGGCGGTCCTGCCCCACTTGTCTTTGGCCTCCACGTTGGCCCCCTTGTTGAGTAAGGAGTATACACAGTCCGTGTGGCCGCTGAGGACGGACAGCATCAGTGGGGTCCTgccaagcgggggggggggggggggggggtcagggcagTTAGCCACGTTGGTTAGGCGACTGACAAGTAAtaacagaataataataataataatggtatttATTAATTAACACGGGATGAAGTTATTCCTGTACGACAGCGACTGTAGGCTGGCATGACTCATGGACCAGGGAAAATGCCAAGGACTCTTTAGTAGAGGAACTATATGGCTGGAGAAATCCTCCCAGCCCCCTGCAGGCAAGGAGCCAGCACTGCGGGGGTGTGATGCTGCGGAGGACGGGGTGGCATGTCAGACCGGGACATGCACAGGGAGATACTGACTGGCCATTTCCGTCCTGGATGTCCACAGCAGTCTGCAGGTCCGCGTTCCCAATCAGCAAGCGCAGGCACTCCGAGTGGCCGTTCGTGGCTGGTGGGCGAGGGTGGGAACGTCAGCGTGTCGGTCAGTCGGATGCTGGGGGGGCTCCCACGCCCTCAGAATACTCGACCTACCTGCAGCGTGGATCGGCGTGCGCTTCAGGGTGAAGTCCTTCACCAGGATGGACGCTCCCTGGTTGATGAGCACATCCACACACTCCACATGGCCCTTGAAGGCAGCCAGGTCCAGTGGTGTGCGGCCCTGGCTGTTCCGGACGTCCAGGTCCAGCAGGGACTGAACCAGAACCTCCAGAGCTTGGTGGTGCCCATGATATGCCTGCAAACATGGAGGGGGGCCATATGGCTCAAGCAACAGCCAGCCTTAAAGACACGCAcatcggtgggggggggtacgCTCCCTGCTGGTTTACTCACCGCTAAGTGCAGAGGACTGACAGGGGCACGGTTGTCAGAGTCGTTCAGAACATCCGTCCCTGAGGTCTCCATCAGCTGGGGAAAGAATGGATGGTCGGgcaggtgggggcggggggtttaAGCCACCGCATCACACTATCGGTAGTGTCTTTGTGTCTGACGGCCGCTACTTACCACATCGAGGGGCGTCTCGCTGGCGATCTGAAAGATAGAAAGGGGCTTTTCAGACAAACGCGTGGGGAGAAGACGCAAGACGAAAAGGCACTGAGCTCCGTTATTGGATAACGTGAAAGAGCCAGCCGAACCGCGCTCCTCACCAGCTCCAGGCACAGGCGGTGGCCGTATGCCGAGGCGTAGTGGACTGCATTGTAACCCTGCTTGTCCCGGATCGCGGGATTCGCGTCGTTACGTAGTAAGTACTCCAGACACCTAGGGGCAGTAGACAGCCGGCCAGTCAGACACCTGCAGGCAGTCAGATACATAAGCAGGCTGTTGGGAACAGGCACAGACGGGTCACTAGGGAGGGACTCACTTTCCGTCCGTGTCAGAGGCGGCCGCGTAGTGCAGTGGGGTGCAGCCCCTCTCGTCCAGGTCGTTCACACTTGCCCCAGAGCCAACCAGGGCGAAGAGGCACTGGTAGTTACAGTTAGCTGCGGCGTAATGCAGGGGCGTCCTGTTGACGCAGAGACATTGTCCTTCATTCCTCCAACACCATCAATCACCCGTCCACACCCGCGTTAATCTGGATAGGAACCGGCACAGACCGGCCAGCCGGCGTCACGGCGACGGACCGACCAGCTCAAACTgacgcacataaaataaataaataacctaTGGTTTACCTTCCAAATTTGTCCTTCCTGTTGAAATCGGCCCCAGTGTTGAGGAGCAGATTCAAACAGTCCAGATTCCTGTGGGACAGGAAGGGGGCAGTGAGTGGGCAAGCGTGACGTTTTACTTCATTACAGATATTTATATTTCAACTTCCATTTTACATTTATGAGGCCTGGCAATTTATTGGAGATTCTGAGAAATGGtttattatgaatgcatttgccCATTGACCTCATGGGAAGCACCTACTACGTAAAATAGCTTTCTTTAAATTTTAAAGTGTGGCTTTTTTCATCGTATTAGTTAGATCCCACTTAGACTGGACCAGCACCATTGTTGCTTGCTGCCCCAACCAGGCACAATGCTAGTTCAAAAAGTCCCCAAAAACGTCCCCCATTCCAATTCAGACAATTCTGCAAACCTTAACCCCTTTTTTCATTGGTACCGACGGCAGTAATTCAGTTATTTCTATATCAGCGATTTCTTTTTTCTAAAGCATTTACCAGCCATTGACATTAAACTTTAATCTAaaagcagagagagagtgacTTGACACTTTCGCAGTCAGACGCTGTGATACGATAGCAGCTTCTCAAAGGGGCTGCCATCTCATCTAACATAGATCTATTTAATCTATCCGACAGACGAATCAGAAAATAAACATCAATTCACCTGGCATGAACACTTCCTGTTTACTGTATATCGAGGCAGCACGGCCCCTGACAGTGCCGgtgattttaagtatgttttacTAAGTAGTGATCCGACCGAATGTGAAAACGGAAGAAGGGCTGGGAGGCAGTGACCCTGTGGGATAGGCGGACGCACCCTCCAGCTGCCGCCGCGTGTAAACAGGTCCTCCCAAAGTCATCGGGGGGTGTCGATGTCAAAGCCTGTGGGAGAGGGAGGACACCGGCGGGTAAGTTCTCACCCAGAGAAGCCGGATACACAGACGCATCAACAGCAAACCTGGATCTGTGGCTGGTTTgctaattaattattaataaatgtaaCGAGGCATGAATGCGATATGGATGTCAGGACTGTTTGAGGGGGAAGTCACGGGAAAGACCtgcccacgggggggggggggggggaggtgttcaCTCACCGGATGATAGGAGTTTGCGACAGCAGTCTGAGAAGCCACTAAGAGCCGCCAGGTGCAGTGGGAACATGCCGTGGATGCCACGCCTACCAAGAGGCGGGGCCAGTTAGCACCATGTGACACCCCAGCCAGCACCATGTGACACCCCAGCCAGCATGCCCTGCACCAGCATCGCCGATTATCACTCACTTGGTAGCGTCGGCCCCATTGGTGATGAGCGTGTTGAGCAGCAGCTCGTGGCCATAGCGTGCTGCGATATGCAGGGGGGAGTTGCCGTTCTTGTCTTCACAGTCTATCTCGGCCCCTGTGGGCGTGACCCAAACTATCGGCATTAGAGACACACCACCTGTGCCCCGCCGGCaggacggagggggggggggggggggggggcgacggcTTGAGGGCGACTTTACCGTTCTGGATGATGGCTTGGGATCTGGAAAAGCGGCCATGGATGGCGGTCATGTGCAGAGGAGTCTTCCCATCTTTACTCTGGAGAGAAAAATAATCcggcgtgagtgtcacgccactgCACCCAATCAGGGACCTGCCGTGCCATTCGGTGCCCAATCAGGGACATGCAGTGTGATGCTGTGCCCAATCAGGAACTTGTGCTGTGATGCTACATCCAATCACGGATGTGTGGTAACAGTACAATGTGCCAGTCAGAGATTTGTATTTCTGCACATAAGTCTATCTATTCCCCCTACCTACTTTCCACTAGTACAAAATCAGTAAAAATGTTCAATCAGGTCCCCAGGTTGGCGCCAGTATCATCCTTTTGTGTAGTTATACCGCTGCTACCAGG encodes:
- the LOC125719499 gene encoding LOW QUALITY PROTEIN: serine/threonine-protein phosphatase 6 regulatory ankyrin repeat subunit A (The sequence of the model RefSeq protein was modified relative to this genomic sequence to represent the inferred CDS: deleted 1 base in 1 codon) codes for the protein MSRVCIVVLEEEEEVEPSSFRSREPPARSPRHGSDADSAQAKPSLLKAIFNVDPDEVRSLIFKKEDVNVQDNEKRTPLHAAAYLGDSEIIELLILSGARVNAKDHKWLTPLHRAVASCSEEAVQVLLKHSADVNARDKNWQTPLHVAAANKAVRCAEALVPLLSNVNVSDRAGRTALHHAAFSGHLEMVKLLLSRGANINAFDKKDRRAIHWAAYMGHIEVVKLLVSHGAEVTCKDKKAYTPLHAAASSGMISVVKYLLDLGVDINEPNGYGNTPLHVACYNGQDVVVNELIESGANVNQVNEKGFAPLHFTAASRHGALCLELLVSNGADVNIKSKDGKTPLHMTAIHGRFSRSQAIIQNGAEIDCEDKNGNSPLHIAARYGHELLLNTLITNGADATKRGIHGMFPLHLAALSGFSDCCRKLLSSGFDIDTPDDFGRTCLHAAAAGGNLDCLNLLLNTGADFNRKDKFGRTPLHYAAANCNYQCLFALVGSGASVNDLDERGCTPLHYAAASDTDGKCLEYLLRNDANPAIRDKQGYNAVHYASAYGHRLCLELIASETPLDVLMETSGTDVLNDSDNRAPVSPLHLAAYHGHHQALEVLVQSLLDLDVRNSQGRTPLDLAAFKGHVECVDVLINQGASILVKDFTLKRTPIHAAATNGHSECLRLLIGNADLQTAVDIQDGNGQTPLMLSVLSGHTDCVYSLLNKGANVEAKDKWGRTALHRGAVTGHEECVEALLQHNASFLARDCRGRTPIHLAAACGHIGVLGGLLQAAQSLDSVPIITDNRGYTPLHWACYNGHDTCVEVLLEQEVFQKMEGNSFSPLHCAVISDNEGAAEMLIDTLGPSIVNATDTKCRTALHAAAFTDHVECLQLLLGHEAQVNGVDGSGKTALMMAAENGQTNAVEVLVSSAKADLTLQDANKNTALHLACSKGHETSALLILEKITDRNLINSTNAALQTPLHVAARNGLTVVVQELLGKGASVLAVDENGYTPALACAPNKDVADCLALILATMMPVSPSSASIPSLGFNAINHYSSPSKTVTFDTLPTLRTEHSSYCSFNNVAREDGFYAPDDELNDSDSETY